Genomic window (Magnolia sinica isolate HGM2019 chromosome 10, MsV1, whole genome shotgun sequence):
TTCTAAAAACACAGGCGAACAAAGCCAACCATCACAACACCctacttttttcttttgttttttttttaaattattttctttcCAAATCTCACTGTCATGCCATGCTAGGAACAAGCCCTCAGTCTCTGAGCACCTATTCCTACTCACTTGCCAAGTGAAAGCCAATACCTTAGGAGCAGCAGCATAACGTCACATGAAAGTGGTATGACGCAAGCTCTCTCTGATGATAACTGAAATAGCAACCCATAAAAAGATCGGACAGAAAATTGACTGGACTTTTCCTCCCTCCACGCCATTGCATCCTCCTAACCTTGCGAACGGTGGTAGCCTTGAAGACGCTCCAAGAGTACAATGAAATCAACCACCTCCTTATCCATTGAACATAAAACCATATACAACTCAGCTGGGGACAAAAAGAACTTTATTatgtttaaaaattaaaattaaaattaaattttatttatttttaaaaagcgtCTTTTAATCCATCGAAGTTGGGTCCATTTCTCAACGGGgaccccaaaaaaataaaataaaatggaaaacgTCTTTTAATCTAATGCACTAGATCATGAATGGGTCCCGACAATCTCTAAGTCCTCCGATCTGCCTGGTAGAACTTGGCAATCAAGAAGGAAATAgagcagtggtccacattcagccGAACAGAAAACCAAATGTCAGAGCAATGTGATCTTTGTGGATTGGGGGTGACCCCAACACCGCTTggaagcagtgtggcccaccgtaatgtatatgttatccacaccgttcatccattttgccaactcattgttTTTTAAGTATAAgccaaaaaaaattaagaattcaaAAGTTCAAGTGAAACATATATGCCCCACagtacttttggatcaagcttatatttgtgttttcctcttcatccatgccatccatccgtttttacaaccCATTTTAAGTAAATATCCTAAAAATTATGTAGATCAAAgtgccaagtggaccacactacaggaaacagtggtgattgaccattaaaaacttggtatgagtcacaaaagttttgaatgagttGATATTTTTGTGTCACCTTTATCTagatttttgtgaccttatcaataagttggatggtaaataaacattctggtggccccaaGAAGCATTTAATGTTGGGAATTCAATCaacttcttgtggtgtgatccacctaagatctacttcatttttggtaacatgccttaaaatgacctgaaaaacggatggactgtggGGATTTAAGGATAATACATCACCGTAGTCCCCACAGTATGGGGATCCACACACCTCGGTGGATCAAGTATCCACTTACAGCTGTTGATTGTTGTACCTCCTTGCGAAGACAGCACAACCCGCATAGATGACGCTATTAGTTCTTTTCTCCATCGCAGAGTGATTCAGATATGTATTTCCCATCACCATCGTTACCAACTTTATTAATGTGAGGGATGTGACGCACTTTGAAATGGTCATCTCCGCCTCTCCTTACCCTCTTCATGAATTCTTCTGACATGCCTTCTAAATATAGTTGTTTGATGGCAGCGAGGTGCTGAAAGCCATCTGGGAGCATCTTTAGCTTTGGACAACTGTCAATAACGAGATACTGGAGAGATTTCATTGTACCCTCCTCTATTCTACTCCACTCTTCCCATTCTTCCATATTTCTGATGAACATGGTTCTGAGCTTTGGAAATCCATCAGACGTGCAACAAATCCGCTTCCCCACATAGACTTTAAAGAGAAACAAGTACACCAGATTGGGTAACTGTCCAAGGGTGGTGAGTGGATCTTTCACAAATTGGCTATTCTCCAGGACTATATACCGGAGACAGTTTTGTGAACCAATCCATTGGGGAAACTCTTTCATCACACATATCAAAAAAAGTTTCTCAAGGTACTGTGGAGGCTGCGACAATTCTTGTAAATTGATTTCTTCATCTATGCTCAGGGCCACTATTTTAAGAGAACGCAACCATTTCAACTGACTAATGGAATCACATAGTTCTTTACAATGTTTCCCTTTTACTTCTCCAATATCTAATTTCTTAAGTTGGGTTAAGTAACCCAACTCTTTTGAAAAGCCACCGTCGACCGATGAACCTGATAGTGTTTGGAGGTTGCTTAAACTCGCTGTTTGCTTAGGCATCTTATACAATTCTCTATCACAATATTTCTTCAAATTAAGATGCCTCAATTTCGTAAGCATCTCTATTCCAGTGGGTAAACCTTTCAAGTGGGAATCTCTAACGTCCAGCGTCTGTAGGTTGTGCAGTCTTTGCAATGAAACAGGGAGTTCCTCAATCTGTGTCCTCCTCAAGCTCAAATACCGTAAGTGCATCAAACTTCCAACTTCATTCGGTAAAATCTTTATTTTAGTGCCTTCCAGATCTAATACCCTCaataatttgaattttgaaaacatTCTACAGAACGAGGAAGAGGGAAATTCCTGGTCGTTAAATAGAAGAAGTGACCGAGGATTCAATTCAGGCATGCTTCCTGGAATATCAATTGCAGTGTTTTGGATGGCCAACCGACGCTGCACTTCTCCAAAATTATTTCTTCGATTTGTTAGGATCTCTGCGAATTGTTCCTTCTTAAACATGTGAATAGCAATGTCATGCATGAGGTCATGCATTTGACACGCTATCAATTCCCCCGTAGTCTCTTCAATGACAGGTTGGAGCAGGTTCCTATCAATGAGCTGAGCAAAGTAATTACTTGAAACTTCTTCAGGTGTCTTCCGTGGATGTTCCTCAATGAAGCCCTCGGCCACCCACATGCGAATGAGCTTCTTTCTCTTAATCTTATGGTCCTCAGGAAACAGACCACAATACAAGAAACAGTATTTGAGGTGAAAAGGTAAATAATTGTAACTCGTTAACAGGGCTCGATTTAATCTTGCAAGATCTACATTATCTTTCAGTTCCCAATCAAGATTTTCAAGAACATCATTCCATTTAGCTAGATCAGTGCTCTCCTTTGACATGAGGCCACCAATTACCACAATGGCGAGTGGTAACCCT
Coding sequences:
- the LOC131257642 gene encoding disease resistance protein RPM1-like, which codes for MAEAVLSFFIQKLGEQLVHEVELLSGVHDDVVWMRNELQTMRAFLEDADPRKEREQLVEAWITQVRYSVFNAEDAVDEFMIRMESQRRLRNGHMGCFVFHACFIKQLIFRHRFSTQIQKIRKEVKEMQERSERFGFHSAFQEGRSAIATDDGHRDPGVAAPWVEEADIVGLKNDAMKLEQLLLKKEETQQRTVISIVGMGGSGKTTLAKKVYKTAKTSFDCHAWIYVSQSFQKKEILKRMLEGFYESRREAVPNHTETMDEEKLAEMINNYLQGKRYALFLDDIWDTSVWEAVKYALPHEGGSKIIFTTRSENTARPVHEKWHIHKMKPLSHELAWELFVKRAFMNEDTQGTCPPHLVEVGNAMVKRCKGLPLAIVVIGGLMSKESTDLAKWNDVLENLDWELKDNVDLARLNRALLTSYNYLPFHLKYCFLYCGLFPEDHKIKRKKLIRMWVAEGFIEEHPRKTPEEVSSNYFAQLIDRNLLQPVIEETTGELIACQMHDLMHDIAIHMFKKEQFAEILTNRRNNFGEVQRRLAIQNTAIDIPGSMPELNPRSLLLFNDQEFPSSSFCRMFSKFKLLRVLDLEGTKIKILPNEVGSLMHLRYLSLRRTQIEELPVSLQRLHNLQTLDVRDSHLKGLPTGIEMLTKLRHLNLKKYCDRELYKMPKQTASLSNLQTLSGSSVDGGFSKELGYLTQLKKLDIGEVKGKHCKELCDSISQLKWLRSLKIVALSIDEEINLQELSQPPQYLEKLFLICVMKEFPQWIGSQNCLRYIVLENSQFVKDPLTTLGQLPNLVYLFLFKVYVGKRICCTSDGFPKLRTMFIRNMEEWEEWSRIEEGTMKSLQYLVIDSCPKLKMLPDGFQHLAAIKQLYLEGMSEEFMKRVRRGGDDHFKVRHIPHINKVGNDGDGKYISESLCDGEKN